ATAAAGCAGCGATGCCCCTGCCTCTGATGCCAGCGCAAGCGGGCAAGCGCTTCCGGCCTAAATTTAACGAACTGACTCTTAACAAAGCTTTCGCCCATTTTCCTTACCTCATCCATCGGCCTGCCCTTAAAAAACTGCGTCAAGAGGGACTCTTTTGCTTCAGTGCGGGAAACCTTTCCCAAAAGATACCAAACCAACTTGGGAAGAATCGGAAGCGTCTTTCGGATAAAATCCCACCACCCGAACGTGTAGATGAGAAACTGAAAAAATGAATCGCGATAGGTGAGCGTCCCATCGAAATCAAAGGCGGCAACGCCTTTCTTAAGCTTTTGTTTTGACTCCAAGACAGAGATATCCTATTCTGAATTCACTTCACTATATGGAAAAATCTCTTTTAATCACAGGAGCCGCAGGATTTATCGGGTTCCATCTGGCAAGAGCCGCAAAAATGCGCGGCGACCGTGTTGTTGGCCTGGATAACTTCAACTCCTACTACGATCCAAAGCTCAAAGAGATGCGGGCACTTCTGCTCAAGCAGGAAGGGATTGAAGTCATCCACGGAGACATTTGCGATGAGGCGCTTCTTGAAAAGACCGCGAAAAGCCATGCAGTGACTCACATCGCCCACCTTGCCGCTCAAGCCGGCGTGCGCTATTCATTAGAAAACCCCAAAGCATACGTCAAATCGAATATTGAAGGCTTCCTTAACGTTTTGGAAGTGTGCCGCCGCCAAAATCTCAAACTTGTTTACGCTTCCTCCTCGTCCGTCTATGGCATGAATGAGAAAGTTCCCTTCTCTGAGATCGACAGGGTCGATCTGCAGGCAAGTCTATACGGTGCAACCAAGAAGTCCAACGAACTGTTTGCCGCCACCTACCACCATCTTTTCAACATTTCTGCCACAGGCCTCCGTTATTTTACCGTCTATGGTCCTTGGGGCAGACCCGATATGGCCTATTATTCCTTTACGCAAAAAATCCTAAACGGAGATCCGATTAAGGTTTTCAACCATGGCAAGATGCTGCGAGACTTCACTTACATCGACGATATTGTCCGTGGCACTCTCGCTGCCATCGACAAAGAGTGCGCCTGCGAAGTGTTTAACCTTGGCAACCACAGGCCGACAGAACTTAGAAAATTTATTGAAATCATTGAAAAAGCCGTAGGGAAAAAAGCGAAAATGGAATTTCTTCCCATGCAGCCCGGTGATGTACCAGCCACTTTCGCCGATATCTCCCATAGCCAAAAAAGCCTGGGTTTTGAACCGAAAACTTCTCTTGAAACAGGCATTCCTCTATTTGTAGAATGGTTCAATTTCTTTAAGAAAAATTAATAGTTTTATGTAATAATTTTCTCTAACAAACAAAAACATTTTTGATATGAAATCTACTTTTTCAATTTTATTTGATTCTGATCACATTTTCCACCCTTGGCAAAAGAAAAAAATAGACAGCCGCGATGAGCCGACAATATGTAGACGCATCCTTGGCATTATGCTGCTTGCCTTGAGCATTCCCTTTACATTAGGAATTGCGACAGGGCTTTACACCTACTGGGCCTATCGCAAAGTCACGCAGATCAAACAACAAAACCTCAATGATTTGCAAAAAAAGACGGAAGAACAAAAAGATGCCTCCATTGGATCTCAGAAAAATACAAACGAACCTTTGAAAATTTCTATAGATTTTGATGCAATAGAAACTGAAACAAATACACTTACATTCCAATATACCGATAAACCTTCAGGAAGATTCTCCAATATTCGATGTCCAGAACACACTGCATTGCAAATCAACGGCAAAGCCATCCACGCTAACTGGATTCAGATGCCTGACGGCAATACGTATCTATCAGCTCAAGCCCCCGTTCTTGAAGACTTTGAGAGTTTTTGGCAGGCCGCCTTTGAAAACAACTGTTTAATCGTCGATCTCACAACTTCTGAAGACAACCTCATGACCCGCTCAGATTTCACTATCGTCTATTACCACTCTGACAAAGGAAGAGAATCTCTTGAAGATTGCTCTGTGGAGCTCACAAAAACAGAACAGATCAAAGAGCATTTCACACTTTACACATACAAAGTGACAATTAAGGGAACGGGAAAGGAAGTTCAAAGGCTCCATTTCGATTCTTGGAAAGACTTCGACGGCGCCAGCATAGATACATTAAACCTGCTGGTCGACACCATTGATGAAAAGATGACGGACGGTAAAATCCCTTTAGTCCATTGCCGAGCAGGAGTTGGCCGCACAGGAACGCTTATCTCTGTCCTCACTCTCAGAAATCTGCAAAAGCAGGAGAAGATCACCCAGGGTAACGTCGATGAAACAGTCAAAGAAGTTGTGTTAACCGGACGGAAGTGCCGCGGACCCGGCTTTGTCCAAAGTGAAGAACAATTTAATGTCATTAAAGCTTCGTTGACAGTTTAACGACAGTCTCTACATGCGCCGTTTGAGGAAACATGTCAAAAGGGCAAGCGCCATCGATTTTATAACCCGATTCCTGAAGCATTGCAAGGTCACGCGCCAATGTCGCAGGGTCGCAGGAAACATAGATCAACCGAGTCGGGCGCATCTTGCCTATCGCTTTGATCATCTCAGGATGGCACCCTTTTCGAGGAGGATTTAAGACAACAAGGTCCATTCTCTCTGCGGATTGAATCCATTTTTCTGCCTCGGCACAGACAAACGAAACATTAGCAAGGCAATTGAGACTAGCGTTTCTTTCCGCGTCTGCAATCGCCTGCGGAACACATTCAACACCAACGACTCTGCCGGCTTTCCGCGCTAACAAAAGAGACAGCGTTCCCACTCCGCAATAAGCATCCAGAACCCTCTCCCCTCCTTTAAGCTCTGCCCAATCGATCACCTGACGATACAATTGCTCAGCTTGCGCCGGATTGACTTGGAAAAAAGAAGCAGGAGACACATAAAAACGGAGATCTAAAATCTCTTCTTCCATCCATCCTTGTCCGGATAACACTTCAAACGTTTTTCCCAAGACAACATTATGCAAATGGGGATTCACATTCTGGATCACACCCTTGACCTCAGGACATTGGCGCTGGATCTCTTCCGCCAAACGAGCTAAAGATTTTTTTTGATCTGTTCCGGTGACGATCACAACAAGAGCTTGCTCTGTTTTCACAGCTGTTTTAATGATTAAATGGCGCAGCTTTTCTTTGGAAATGCCAGAACTTTTGAGCAAAGCGACGCTTCTCTCATACACACGCTGTCCTAATGCGCAATGAATGTAGCACAGGTCGACATCGACTAAATGGTGGGAGTTGCGGGCATAAAAACCAATGCTTAATCCCTCTTTTTTCTGACGAATGGGCGCTTGCACCTTATTGCGATATTTCAAAGGCAAAGGCGAAGGGACGCAAGGGAGGACCTCCACATCCATTAACTTGCCGATCCGTTCAAAGGCATCGACCACCCTCTGCCTTTTCCTCTCTAGTTGAGACGAATAGTTCAAATGCATCACCTGGCAACCGCCGCAGCGCCCAAACAGAGGACAGACCGGATCAACCCTATCGGGAGACCGTTCAAGGATGCGAAGAAGTTTACCGACACCGTAAGTTTTCTTCACTGCAGTCAGCTCAACGAAAACTCTTTCCCCGGGAAGTGCACCATCGACAAAAAGGGTAAAGCCGTCGAGGTCTCCAACGCCCTCGCCATGAGTTCCTAGTGATCTAATTGAAATGTCAAATTTATCGCCAACGATTTTCATAAGGAAGAGATCATACAACTTCGGAATTTTGCTTTGCAAATATCTCCCGAAAAAATAGTATGGAAAGTTCACTATATCAGAACGAGGCGTTTGGAATGACTCGATATTTAGGGCTGCTGCTGATCATCGCCGCCTTTTGCGGTTGCGGCACTTCCCAACCACCTAAAATGGAAAAAGCCATTGACGCAACGGAAGTTTCCCGTCAAATTCTAACCTACAGCGAAAAACTCAGATTTCAAAAACATCTGCAATTAGAAGACTCTGTCGTTTACTACAACAACAAAATTAACCGCATCCGCCTCGACTTCTCATCAATGGATGTCCTCGATATTTGGGAAGCACGAGCGCTGCTGGTCGATCTCGTCGATGAGTTTCTCGAACGGATCAACGGAAACGCTATTATCTATCGCGATTTGGGAACCTTCCCTTTTACCGCGTCAGACCTTGAGGTCTACATTTATTTTAAGAGTTTTTACAACCATTACGTCAAGCTCGACTCCGTCGGAATGATCTCCCTAAAGCAGGGAATTGCCAGCTACATAGCCTCCGATGGCTTTGATTGCGAAGGCCCTTGTTGGCGCAAACGGAACGAATACTATTTTCAAAGCCGAAATTTCATTACGTTCAAACGGCAAGGAGAGGCCTTGTATAAGCCTGATACCGAGTCTGACTTCAATATCTTTGGAGACGAGCGCTATATTGATCCGGAAACGCGAAAATACTTAAACCGTATATCACCTAGAATCAAAACGAACCGGCCACGTTGACCGCTTGCAATCTTCAGGAAATCTACTCTGCCTGCCAATCTAAAAAATCGGGAGAGCCGGCGCTTGTTCCCAGCCTGATCTCCCAACGTGTCTATCACTCCAGCTACGGATGGGGACGTTTGTGGAAATGGTTTTATCTGGCAGTCCAATTCCTCACTGGAAAAGATCTTAAAACCAAACGTTTGATCAAAATCATGCAAAAAATGGAAAAAATCTTTTCCAAAAAGCTGCCGCAAGTGATCGAAAACGCCGCTGCCTATCAAGATTACCTAGAAAAAAGGATTCGAGAAGAAGAAGTGGATGAGAATGAAGTGCATGCCCTTCGCAAAAACGTCAGGCGGTGGACCCGTGCAACGGCTCCTCTTTCATCTATTGCGGGAAAAAAACAGAACGAGAAAATCACCTCCTTATTCCAAACTTACTATCCGGATTCAATCGAACGGGGAGAACTCCCCTTCTCCTATGGCCAAGGGGAAGTTCTCTTGCGGGAAACGCAATTACTGATCGATTTGGAAGGGTATCTGCACAGCCCGCTTCCTCTCGCTCTTTTCAAAAAACTTGCGAGGAAAGAAGATCTTTCGTCAAATGAACAGCACGAGCTGGAAAAATGGATTAAGATCCTAAATAAAAAGAAAGAAAACATTCCTGTCGATCTGTTTATCGACTGTCTAAGAGTGTTGACAAATAAGCCTTCATTTGGAGGCAGCTTGATCGAGCTAAAAGTCCGCTTGCTGCAAAACAATCTGGAACTTCTACGGATGAAGGAAGAGAAACATCTCTCTTGGAGAGCTGCTCTGCAACCGGGAGATGAGCTGAAAAGCGGCAGCCATACTTATCGACTGGGAGAAGCGATCGGCGTCAAGAGCGAAGGGTTTGATTCAACGCTAATTTTCGAGATTGAAGGAAACGAGGATCATGTCATCGCCGTTGGAATGAACCGGGCCTACTGGTCAATCAAACAGAAGGTGGCAAATGAATTTCAATGGGGAATAAAAATGCCTGAGATCAAGGAGATTTCTCCAGACGGGCGCTTTGCCATCATTGAAAGGCTGACACCGGCCATTTCCGAAAATCAATGGGAAAGTCCCGAAAATCAGCCTTTGGTTGAAAGCGACCTTTCGATCCTGGACCCAATCTCCAACCTCTTTAAATGGTGGGGCAAGGAATCCGTTTGCCCTGCAAATTTTTCCCTTAATCGCCTGATGTTCAACATGGACGGCGAGCTCAAGTACACACACTCACTGCAACCAACAGCCTTCGATTTCCGCCTACTGGAAGACCTTGCGTATGAGGTTGCGCAAGGGCATCTAAATGTTTACCTGCACATCATGCAACAATCGAAATTGAGCTCCCATCTAACGATGAATTTCTATCGGCGTGTCGTTGAGGCTTCTCTGAAAAATGAATCCGTCAAAATTAGAGATTTAGCTGCATATAGGAAGATCTCCGACCCTCTAGTGATCCAAAGAGGACGGAAACTCTACAAAAAAATTCAAAAATTAAGAGCCAAAATCATCAAGACATTGAATAAAGAATTTGATCATATTGATCAACACAGTCTCCTTGCCAACACCAATAAAGAGTTGAAAGAGTGGTATGAAGGCACCTGTTCAGCATCGCGCCTTTGGCCATCGATAGAAGAGGCGGTCACCGGAAACTTAAGGCGGCCCCTTCAACTAGGAAGGAATTTATGAACATTGCTCAATTTTTAGACCAGCCTGCAATCGGCTTTTTTGTGGGAGGAAGCTTTTCTCCCTGCCGCCATGCCTTAACTGAAGATCTCATCAGTCCTTATACAAAAGAAAAATGGAAAAGCTACATCCCTGCTAATGAACAGGATGTCAAACATGCAATAACCACGGCTAAAAAAGCTTTTCCCATGTGGAAAAACACTCCCGCACCGGAAAGAGGGCGTCTTTTGCGCAAAATCGGAGACTTGCTCTTAGAAAACAGCAGCACTTTCGCCAATCTAATGGCGCATGAGATGGGCAAGCCGATCACTCAAGGCAAAGGGGAAGTGAGCTACACAGCAGGCTATTTTCATTGGTTTGCCAGCGAAGCGGAAAGAATATACGGCATGACGATCCCGTCCCAATTTCCTGCCAAAGAGCTGACAATTCAGTACGAGCCTGTAGGGATCTGCGCTGCGATTACCCCATGGAATTTCCCGATTGCAATGGCAGGAAGAAAAATTGCCGCAGCACTTGCTGCCGGCTGCACAATCATCAACAAACCCAGCAGAGAAAGCCCTATTTCCATGCTGCTATTTGCTTACCTATGCCAAGCAGCTAACCTTCCGGAAGGGGTTGTCAATATCATTCCTGGTCCGGAAGAGATCATCGGCAAGGTCTTGCTCGCCTCATCCGATATACGCAAGCTTTCATTCACCGGAAGCACTGAGACGGGGAAATATCTTTACCGCAAATCAGCAGACACATTGAAAAAGCTGACAATGGAATTGGGAGGGCACGCTCCTCTTCTGGTCTTCGACGATGCAAACATCGACATTGCCGTCGCAGGAACAATTGCTTCAAAATTCCGCAACAACGGCCAAACCTGCGTTTGCCCTAATCGCATTTTTGTGCAAAAAAGCATTTACAACGCTTTTCTCGATAAATTTGCCGAAGAGACGGCAAAATTGAAAGTCGGCGATCCCCTGGATCCTCAGTCCGATTTGTCACCCATTCTACATCCAACAGCTGAATCAAAGGTCAAAAAGCACATTGCCGACGCACAAGAAAAGGGAGCTGAAATTATTTTGCAAGGAAGCTTCCCTTACGAGCCTTGCATCCTCAGCCAGGTGACGAGCGACATGCTGATTTACAAAGAAGAGACATTCGGCCCAGTAGCGGCTGTCATCCCTTTTTCAACCGAACGAGAAGGAGTAGAAATGGCAAACGATACCCCATTTGGCTTAGCCTCCTACTTTTTTTCACAAGATTTATCGCGCTGCAAACGAGTAGCCTCGGCTCTTCAATATGGCATTGTCGGGGTCAACGACCCTCTTCCCAGCACTTATCAAGCCTCATTTGGGGGAATCAAATCCTCCGGTTTCGGCCGTGAAGGGGGGCCGACAGCGATCAAAGAGTATCTGGTGGAGAAGTACATCTCAACATCAATAAATGCCGGGAATTAAGCGGTAAGGAACGCGGCGGCAATACTTTCTCCAAGCGTCTCCATATTTATTTTCACAACGGTGCTCATCACGGTAGCAGCGGTTAACCAATAGAATTGTCATGTACACAAAGTAAAAATAGGGCAAAAGATGGGAAAAACCGCAAGCCAAACAATAGGCAAGCGACAGCATCAAATCTCCGGTATAGTTCATATGGCGCGCCCTGCCCCACCAACCTGAAAGCAAGAGCTTCGTGTGGTGAAGAGAACCGTCTGCTGCTGTATACTGACAAGAGATAAACTCCGGCATTTTCCCCCAAATCGGCTCTTTTCCCTGGACTCTGCGAAAATGGTCTTTTTGATGATTTGCAGAACGAAAAATCGCATATCCGACAACTCCCAGCGTCAAAACAAAAAGAGCAAACCCTGTTGATAAGTCGACGGGATGATACAGAAGATACAACCCTTGCAAAGTATACATATACGGCAGCCAAACGAGATCACCCCAGGAAAGCATCCAGCCAAAATGATCGTGGCAAATGTCGATGGTTTTCAAATACCAAGTCTCGTGCCAGAAAAAATCCAACACATAGATGGCTTGAAGCACATTGACAAGGAGCATTGAATTAGGTAAATATCCCAAATCCGCATATTGCTTTGCAGCAAATGACCAGTTGATTAACGTCCAAGCAATGATCCCGGGACGTCCATTGAAAAAGAGTTTGAAGTCAAATTTTCCGATGCGGGGATTGAACTCGATTCCCATGAAAAAATCGTACAAAGGATTTCCACTGAATTTCCGATCTTCTGCATTGGAAGGAAAACGGTAAGCCTTCACATAGACGAAAATCGCTGTTAAATACCCCATCACGTTGGTTACGATCAAAAACCCTCCCCAGTTCTCCGCAATGATACTTGGAGAAAACCATCCCAAAACATAAGCGCCAATCCCGAAAAAGAGATGTGAGATTAACCACGCTTGCAAGCCATTGATTTGATAAACAAGCTGTTTGCCTGCCGGAGTGACCGCCCCCTCTTGGCGCCCTCCGCGATAGCGGGGAAGAATGCGATGGAGAAGATCCGGCAACCCGAGATAGAGGAGCAATTGAAACGCAAACCACCCTAAATACAACGCAAAAATGCCCACTTCGAAAGAGGGAAACAGTGAATCAAGAGAAACAGCCCCGGATGCTAACGCATAAGCGGGCCCGATCAAAGAACCTCTGAAGCGGACGCAAGCAATGTAGCAATAAAGCACCATCATTGGCGCTGTGGCAAGCAAAGCGATCGTTGAA
This genomic window from Waddlia chondrophila WSU 86-1044 contains:
- a CDS encoding HAD-IB family hydrolase codes for the protein MESKQKLKKGVAAFDFDGTLTYRDSFFQFLIYTFGWWDFIRKTLPILPKLVWYLLGKVSRTEAKESLLTQFFKGRPMDEVRKMGESFVKSQFVKFRPEALARLRWHQRQGHRCFIVSASVDVWLEPWAKENGIERVLSSRLEVDHKGCVTGKLAGKNCRREEKVHRLEEVLGPLENYEIYAYGDTIGDKEMMKAADHPYFCWFPKNP
- the rlmD gene encoding 23S rRNA (uracil(1939)-C(5))-methyltransferase RlmD, coding for MQSKIPKLYDLFLMKIVGDKFDISIRSLGTHGEGVGDLDGFTLFVDGALPGERVFVELTAVKKTYGVGKLLRILERSPDRVDPVCPLFGRCGGCQVMHLNYSSQLERKRQRVVDAFERIGKLMDVEVLPCVPSPLPLKYRNKVQAPIRQKKEGLSIGFYARNSHHLVDVDLCYIHCALGQRVYERSVALLKSSGISKEKLRHLIIKTAVKTEQALVVIVTGTDQKKSLARLAEEIQRQCPEVKGVIQNVNPHLHNVVLGKTFEVLSGQGWMEEEILDLRFYVSPASFFQVNPAQAEQLYRQVIDWAELKGGERVLDAYCGVGTLSLLLARKAGRVVGVECVPQAIADAERNASLNCLANVSFVCAEAEKWIQSAERMDLVVLNPPRKGCHPEMIKAIGKMRPTRLIYVSCDPATLARDLAMLQESGYKIDGACPFDMFPQTAHVETVVKLSTKL
- a CDS encoding 7-dehydrocholesterol reductase — encoded protein: MAATTTNVQTRNWGRAWETTWLSLFSTIALLATAPMMVLYCYIACVRFRGSLIGPAYALASGAVSLDSLFPSFEVGIFALYLGWFAFQLLLYLGLPDLLHRILPRYRGGRQEGAVTPAGKQLVYQINGLQAWLISHLFFGIGAYVLGWFSPSIIAENWGGFLIVTNVMGYLTAIFVYVKAYRFPSNAEDRKFSGNPLYDFFMGIEFNPRIGKFDFKLFFNGRPGIIAWTLINWSFAAKQYADLGYLPNSMLLVNVLQAIYVLDFFWHETWYLKTIDICHDHFGWMLSWGDLVWLPYMYTLQGLYLLYHPVDLSTGFALFVLTLGVVGYAIFRSANHQKDHFRRVQGKEPIWGKMPEFISCQYTAADGSLHHTKLLLSGWWGRARHMNYTGDLMLSLAYCLACGFSHLLPYFYFVYMTILLVNRCYRDEHRCENKYGDAWRKYCRRVPYRLIPGIY
- a CDS encoding NAD-dependent succinate-semialdehyde dehydrogenase, with amino-acid sequence MNIAQFLDQPAIGFFVGGSFSPCRHALTEDLISPYTKEKWKSYIPANEQDVKHAITTAKKAFPMWKNTPAPERGRLLRKIGDLLLENSSTFANLMAHEMGKPITQGKGEVSYTAGYFHWFASEAERIYGMTIPSQFPAKELTIQYEPVGICAAITPWNFPIAMAGRKIAAALAAGCTIINKPSRESPISMLLFAYLCQAANLPEGVVNIIPGPEEIIGKVLLASSDIRKLSFTGSTETGKYLYRKSADTLKKLTMELGGHAPLLVFDDANIDIAVAGTIASKFRNNGQTCVCPNRIFVQKSIYNAFLDKFAEETAKLKVGDPLDPQSDLSPILHPTAESKVKKHIADAQEKGAEIILQGSFPYEPCILSQVTSDMLIYKEETFGPVAAVIPFSTEREGVEMANDTPFGLASYFFSQDLSRCKRVASALQYGIVGVNDPLPSTYQASFGGIKSSGFGREGGPTAIKEYLVEKYISTSINAGN
- a CDS encoding NAD-dependent epimerase/dehydratase family protein; the protein is MEKSLLITGAAGFIGFHLARAAKMRGDRVVGLDNFNSYYDPKLKEMRALLLKQEGIEVIHGDICDEALLEKTAKSHAVTHIAHLAAQAGVRYSLENPKAYVKSNIEGFLNVLEVCRRQNLKLVYASSSSVYGMNEKVPFSEIDRVDLQASLYGATKKSNELFAATYHHLFNISATGLRYFTVYGPWGRPDMAYYSFTQKILNGDPIKVFNHGKMLRDFTYIDDIVRGTLAAIDKECACEVFNLGNHRPTELRKFIEIIEKAVGKKAKMEFLPMQPGDVPATFADISHSQKSLGFEPKTSLETGIPLFVEWFNFFKKN
- a CDS encoding protein-tyrosine phosphatase family protein produces the protein MKSTFSILFDSDHIFHPWQKKKIDSRDEPTICRRILGIMLLALSIPFTLGIATGLYTYWAYRKVTQIKQQNLNDLQKKTEEQKDASIGSQKNTNEPLKISIDFDAIETETNTLTFQYTDKPSGRFSNIRCPEHTALQINGKAIHANWIQMPDGNTYLSAQAPVLEDFESFWQAAFENNCLIVDLTTSEDNLMTRSDFTIVYYHSDKGRESLEDCSVELTKTEQIKEHFTLYTYKVTIKGTGKEVQRLHFDSWKDFDGASIDTLNLLVDTIDEKMTDGKIPLVHCRAGVGRTGTLISVLTLRNLQKQEKITQGNVDETVKEVVLTGRKCRGPGFVQSEEQFNVIKASLTV